One window of the Oscillatoria salina IIICB1 genome contains the following:
- a CDS encoding S-methyl-5'-thioadenosine phosphorylase, with protein sequence MTQAKIGIIGGSGLYKMDALKDVEEITIDTPFGSPSDALILGTLAETRVAFLARHGRNHHLSPSELPFRANIHAMKQLGVEYLISASAVGSLKEEVKPLDMVVPNQFIDRTKNRVSSFFAEGIVAHIAFADPVCNNLAQVVAEAVASLNLPDVTLHRGGTYVCMEGPAFSTKAESHLYRSWGATIIGMTNLPEAKLAREAEIAYATLALVTDYDCWHPDHDSVTVEMVIANLQRNASNAQKVILETVKRLSENPPSSDAHSALKYAILTPLEKAPAATKEKLALLLKKYL encoded by the coding sequence GTGACACAAGCAAAAATTGGTATAATTGGCGGTAGCGGTCTGTACAAAATGGATGCGCTCAAGGATGTAGAAGAAATAACTATCGATACACCTTTTGGTTCGCCATCCGACGCCTTAATTTTGGGAACATTAGCAGAAACTAGAGTAGCATTCCTCGCTCGTCACGGACGCAATCATCATCTTTCCCCTTCAGAATTGCCTTTTCGTGCTAATATTCACGCCATGAAGCAGTTAGGTGTAGAATACTTGATTTCTGCTTCGGCGGTAGGTTCCCTCAAAGAAGAGGTAAAACCTCTTGATATGGTAGTACCAAATCAGTTTATCGATCGGACAAAAAATCGCGTCTCCAGTTTTTTTGCTGAAGGAATAGTCGCTCATATTGCTTTTGCTGACCCAGTTTGCAACAATTTAGCTCAAGTAGTTGCTGAGGCTGTGGCTAGTTTAAATTTACCTGACGTTACTTTACATCGTGGCGGTACTTATGTGTGTATGGAAGGTCCAGCTTTCTCCACTAAAGCTGAGTCTCATCTTTATCGTAGCTGGGGTGCGACAATTATTGGTATGACTAATTTACCGGAAGCGAAGTTAGCTAGAGAAGCAGAAATTGCTTATGCGACATTAGCTTTGGTGACAGATTACGATTGCTGGCATCCCGACCACGATAGCGTTACAGTGGAGATGGTGATTGCTAATCTCCAACGCAATGCAAGTAATGCTCAAAAAGTAATTCTGGAAACAGTGAAGCGTTTGAGTGAAAATCCCCCATCATCCGACGCACATTCAGCCTTGAAGTATGCGATTTTGACTCCTCTGGAAAAAGCTCCGGCGGCAACTAAGGAAAAATTAGCGCTATTGTTGAAGAAGTATTTGTAA
- the map gene encoding type I methionyl aminopeptidase yields the protein MNILTNLLFSQSQTASKPSKPSNENKAPRIKKKRRGIEIKSDREIEIMRQSGKIVATVLKEISEMVEPGMTTADLDAYAEKRIREMGATPSFKGYGGFPGSICASINNEVVHGIPSPKSVIRTGDLLKVDTGAYQQGFHGDSCITIAVGKVTPDAAKLMEVAEKALYQGIDLVKAGNYLLDIAGAIEDCVKTHGYSVVEDYTGHGVGRNLHEEPAVFNFRTRELPNVKLRQGMVLAIEPILNAGSKVTRVLSDRWTVVTVDNSLSAQFEHTVLVTADGYEILTDRSKV from the coding sequence ATGAATATTCTCACCAATTTACTTTTTTCCCAAAGTCAAACCGCAAGCAAACCAAGCAAACCAAGCAACGAAAATAAAGCACCCAGGATTAAAAAGAAACGTCGCGGGATTGAAATTAAATCCGATCGCGAAATCGAAATTATGCGTCAATCGGGTAAAATTGTCGCTACAGTGTTGAAAGAAATCTCGGAAATGGTGGAACCGGGAATGACAACCGCCGATTTAGATGCTTATGCAGAAAAGCGGATTCGCGAAATGGGTGCAACACCTAGTTTTAAAGGCTATGGTGGCTTTCCTGGTTCGATTTGTGCTTCGATAAATAACGAAGTTGTACATGGAATTCCTAGCCCGAAAAGTGTAATTCGTACCGGAGATTTATTGAAAGTCGATACTGGTGCATATCAGCAAGGTTTTCACGGTGACTCTTGTATAACGATCGCGGTAGGGAAAGTTACTCCTGACGCAGCTAAGTTAATGGAAGTGGCTGAAAAAGCTTTGTATCAAGGAATTGATCTTGTAAAAGCGGGAAATTATTTACTCGATATTGCTGGGGCGATCGAAGATTGTGTAAAAACTCATGGTTATAGTGTAGTAGAAGATTATACAGGTCATGGTGTCGGACGTAACTTGCATGAAGAACCTGCGGTATTTAATTTTCGCACCCGTGAGTTACCCAATGTGAAGTTGCGTCAGGGAATGGTTTTAGCCATTGAACCAATTTTAAATGCCGGATCGAAAGTTACTAGGGTACTTAGCGATCGCTGGACTGTGGTGACAGTAGATAATTCATTATCAGCACAATTTGAGCATACTGTATTGGTGACAGCCGACGGTTATGAAATCTTAACCGATCGTAGTAAAGTTTAA
- a CDS encoding RNA-guided endonuclease InsQ/TnpB family protein has product MLVLEYKVKPKPQQVAAIEEAIRTSQFVRNKVLRFWMDNRGVGKAELFRYNTALRNEFEFVKDLNSHACQTAVERTLRAITRFYENCKQQKPGKKGYPKFKKHSRSVEYKVSGWKLDESTKKHITFTDKKGIGKLKLIGSRDIQYFQPEQIKRVRIVRRADGYYVQFSIKLDPRDTVKPLTPTQKAVGIDVGLKFFIADSQGNTEVVPQYYRKAEKHLNRLNRRKSNKYRKGKKPQSNNYHKARQRSAKKHLKVSRQREEFVKKVALRLIQSNDLVAYENLNVKGMVKNRRLAKSITDAGWTTFRQWLEYFADKYGKLAIAVPPHNTSQNCSNCGEKVEKSLSTRTHVCHHCRFVCDRDWNAAINILQKALYIVGRTKIYASGETSSWLVGEILLANEDSLNEESTSL; this is encoded by the coding sequence ATGTTGGTCTTGGAGTACAAGGTTAAGCCAAAGCCACAACAAGTAGCTGCCATTGAAGAGGCGATTCGGACAAGTCAGTTTGTGCGAAATAAAGTGCTTCGCTTCTGGATGGACAATAGAGGTGTAGGTAAAGCTGAACTCTTTAGATACAACACAGCATTAAGAAATGAGTTTGAATTTGTCAAAGACTTAAACTCCCATGCTTGTCAAACTGCGGTTGAAAGAACACTGAGAGCAATTACTCGCTTTTACGAGAATTGTAAACAACAAAAACCAGGAAAAAAGGGCTATCCAAAGTTCAAGAAGCACTCACGCTCTGTAGAGTACAAAGTTTCGGGTTGGAAGTTGGATGAAAGCACCAAGAAGCATATCACCTTTACCGACAAAAAAGGAATAGGGAAACTAAAACTAATTGGTTCTAGAGACATTCAATACTTTCAGCCAGAGCAAATTAAACGGGTCAGAATTGTCAGGAGAGCAGACGGATATTATGTCCAATTTTCCATCAAATTAGACCCCAGAGATACCGTAAAACCTTTAACTCCTACTCAGAAGGCTGTAGGAATTGATGTGGGTTTGAAGTTTTTCATTGCTGATAGTCAGGGGAATACAGAAGTAGTTCCTCAATACTATAGAAAAGCAGAAAAACATCTTAATAGACTCAACCGCAGAAAATCAAATAAGTACCGCAAAGGCAAAAAGCCACAGTCCAATAATTATCACAAAGCGAGACAGCGATCTGCCAAAAAGCATTTAAAAGTAAGTAGGCAACGAGAAGAGTTTGTCAAGAAAGTGGCACTCCGTTTAATCCAATCTAACGATTTGGTCGCCTATGAAAATTTGAATGTCAAAGGCATGGTGAAGAATCGTCGTCTAGCTAAATCGATAACGGACGCAGGATGGACAACTTTCCGTCAATGGTTAGAATACTTTGCAGACAAATATGGGAAATTAGCCATTGCTGTTCCTCCCCATAATACTTCTCAAAACTGCTCCAACTGTGGAGAGAAAGTAGAAAAATCTCTATCGACGAGAACTCATGTTTGTCATCATTGTAGGTTTGTTTGCGACCGGGACTGGAACGCGGCGATAAACATTCTGCAAAAAGCTTTATATATCGTGGGGCGCACGAAAATCTACGCTTCAGGAGAAACTTCCTCTTGGTTGGTTGGAGAAATCCTGTTAGCCAACGAAGATTCGTTGAATGAAGAATCCACGTCCTTATAG
- a CDS encoding Rpn family recombination-promoting nuclease/putative transposase, with protein MKTDTLFYQLLKEYPSFFFELIGKPDTNPDTYNFIALELTLHAL; from the coding sequence GTGAAAACTGATACCCTCTTCTACCAATTACTGAAAGAATATCCCAGTTTCTTTTTTGAACTAATTGGCAAACCAGATACTAACCCAGATACCTATAATTTTATTGCCCTGGAGTTGACGCTCCACGCCCTATAA
- a CDS encoding phosphoribulokinase, with protein MVQRPIILGIVGDSAAGKTTLTKGIAQVLGEENVTVICTDDYHCYDRQQRKDIGITALHPDCNHLDIMQQHLSLLRTGQPILKPIYNHDTGKFDPPEYIKAKKFVIVEGLLGYYTRAARDCYDVKVYLAPPEALRATWKIKRDTRKRGYTEEQVLAALQKREPDSEQFIRPQRQWSDVVVTFYPPSDRAEEIDGRLNVRLVLRPTIPHPDLIRLFEDQTPETNSPVRLGLDRDMGKPVDILEIDGKATKEQVRDLEKILCSEVPTLENVCRVDSEIEIGKVTGTTGEILQSYPLALTQLLITYHMLKASSLYQK; from the coding sequence ATGGTTCAACGTCCGATTATTCTTGGTATTGTCGGCGATAGTGCTGCCGGAAAAACCACCCTGACAAAGGGTATTGCTCAAGTATTAGGTGAGGAAAATGTTACGGTTATTTGTACAGATGACTATCACTGTTACGATCGCCAGCAAAGAAAGGATATAGGTATTACTGCTTTGCACCCAGATTGCAATCACTTGGATATTATGCAACAGCATTTATCTTTATTGCGAACAGGTCAACCGATCCTAAAACCAATTTACAATCACGATACGGGTAAATTCGATCCGCCAGAATACATTAAAGCGAAGAAGTTTGTAATTGTGGAAGGATTGTTAGGTTATTATACGCGAGCAGCAAGAGACTGCTATGATGTCAAAGTTTATCTAGCACCTCCAGAAGCTTTACGCGCAACTTGGAAAATTAAACGCGATACCCGTAAGCGAGGTTATACTGAAGAGCAAGTTTTAGCAGCGCTACAAAAGCGAGAACCTGACTCAGAACAGTTTATCCGACCCCAACGTCAGTGGTCAGATGTGGTCGTTACTTTTTACCCCCCCAGCGATCGCGCTGAAGAAATTGATGGACGTTTAAATGTACGCTTGGTCTTAAGACCAACTATTCCTCACCCTGACTTGATTAGACTTTTTGAAGATCAAACTCCCGAAACTAACTCTCCTGTACGTTTGGGACTCGATCGAGATATGGGTAAACCTGTAGATATCTTAGAAATTGACGGTAAAGCTACGAAAGAACAAGTTCGAGATTTAGAAAAAATACTTTGTTCGGAAGTACCTACTTTAGAAAATGTTTGTCGGGTCGATAGCGAAATTGAAATTGGTAAGGTGACAGGTACTACGGGCGAAATTCTCCAAAGTTATCCTCTTGCTTTGACGCAATTATTAATCACTTATCATATGCTCAAAGCTTCTTCTCTCTATCAAAAGTAA
- a CDS encoding anti-sigma factor family protein yields the protein MNSDRNQLKPIEQHKAKKVEMNNQERDRFELLSAFLDGEVTATERKQVLEWLDHDPKAQQLYSRLLKIRHGIQTLPVPKATQATEEINRQVFRKIDRRHWQKIACWGGGAIAALFVGAVSGVLPGAYSPLPRLAQSPEVETTAEPLMVAINQPAVEIPKAAVSVPEKSIQSFPESKNSRFDNQRLN from the coding sequence ATGAATTCTGACCGCAATCAACTCAAACCAATTGAGCAGCACAAGGCTAAAAAAGTAGAAATGAACAATCAAGAGCGCGATCGCTTCGAGTTATTAAGTGCTTTTCTCGATGGCGAGGTGACAGCAACAGAACGCAAACAAGTGCTTGAGTGGCTTGACCACGACCCGAAGGCACAACAATTATATTCCCGACTGCTCAAAATACGTCACGGAATACAAACTCTACCTGTACCTAAAGCAACCCAAGCTACTGAGGAAATAAATCGGCAAGTATTCCGCAAAATCGATCGGCGCCATTGGCAAAAAATTGCTTGTTGGGGTGGAGGGGCGATCGCTGCACTTTTTGTGGGTGCAGTGTCCGGAGTTTTACCAGGTGCTTATTCGCCTTTACCTCGGTTAGCTCAGTCTCCAGAAGTTGAGACTACTGCTGAGCCTTTAATGGTAGCGATTAATCAACCTGCTGTGGAAATCCCGAAAGCCGCAGTATCTGTACCGGAAAAATCGATTCAGTCTTTTCCCGAATCGAAGAATTCTCGGTTTGATAACCAAAGATTAAATTAG
- a CDS encoding sigma-70 family RNA polymerase sigma factor, with protein sequence MSQSISATWSTVEVNAPQKLVSPEKLSNYDLILRCQEGIKPDRAAFAELLQRYQSHVEKILYHLAPDWQDRADLAQEVWIRVYRNIKRLKEPVKFKGWLSRIATNLFYDELRKRKRVAHPLSLDAPRIMSDGEMDWEIASDLPSPDENLTTREFYEQLQVAIADLPEVFRTTIVLREIEGMAYEEIAQITGVSLGTVKSRIARARARLQTVLQNYLEE encoded by the coding sequence ATGAGTCAATCTATTTCTGCAACCTGGTCAACAGTTGAGGTAAACGCACCTCAAAAATTGGTGTCTCCCGAAAAACTCTCCAACTATGATTTGATTTTGCGCTGTCAAGAAGGAATCAAACCTGACCGCGCTGCTTTTGCTGAACTACTGCAAAGGTATCAATCTCATGTAGAAAAGATTTTGTACCATCTGGCTCCAGATTGGCAAGATCGCGCCGATCTTGCTCAAGAAGTCTGGATTAGGGTTTACCGCAACATTAAACGACTAAAAGAACCAGTTAAGTTTAAGGGATGGTTAAGTCGCATTGCTACCAATTTGTTTTATGATGAACTACGCAAACGCAAACGAGTAGCTCATCCCTTATCCTTAGACGCACCTCGCATTATGAGCGATGGGGAAATGGACTGGGAAATTGCCTCAGATCTGCCTAGTCCTGACGAAAACTTGACTACGCGAGAATTTTACGAGCAACTACAAGTAGCGATCGCTGATTTGCCAGAAGTTTTCCGTACTACCATTGTCTTAAGAGAAATTGAAGGCATGGCTTATGAGGAAATCGCTCAAATCACTGGAGTTTCTCTCGGTACAGTTAAATCGAGAATCGCTAGAGCTAGAGCTAGACTGCAAACAGTGCTGCAAAATTACTTGGAGGAATGA
- a CDS encoding late competence development ComFB family protein, translating into MSIEKIVEQALHDGYLTPAMEAEVGRICDTASELSIEEYMALDRLMGALLTGEVVAVPRKQFINVMEELVLSEAIARVAEIEATSNRVLDVGDIAAYALNRLPPLYATTEEGANFQRERAKETLQELIGEQVNEAIARNLDRPNEGRQILGQGSDMLKQVSNLLKAYAPNYEQKNSSGNF; encoded by the coding sequence ATGAGTATAGAAAAAATTGTCGAACAAGCTTTACATGACGGATACTTAACCCCTGCAATGGAAGCAGAGGTAGGAAGAATCTGCGATACAGCCAGCGAACTGTCGATCGAAGAGTATATGGCTTTAGATCGACTGATGGGAGCGTTATTGACAGGAGAAGTCGTAGCGGTACCACGCAAACAGTTTATCAATGTCATGGAAGAATTGGTATTGAGTGAAGCGATCGCTCGCGTCGCAGAAATTGAAGCTACGAGTAATCGCGTCCTCGATGTAGGAGATATTGCTGCTTATGCACTAAATCGACTACCTCCTTTATATGCAACCACAGAAGAAGGAGCTAACTTCCAACGAGAACGAGCCAAAGAAACTTTACAAGAGTTAATTGGCGAACAAGTCAACGAAGCGATCGCTCGTAACTTGGATCGTCCCAACGAAGGACGACAGATACTCGGTCAAGGAAGTGATATGCTCAAACAGGTAAGTAACTTACTCAAAGCCTATGCCCCTAACTACGAACAGAAAAATTCTTCCGGAAACTTTTAA
- a CDS encoding M23 family metallopeptidase, whose protein sequence is MPRKQTISTKSWFKAAPLIGIAASIVVLAAPVKALQVQLKPESPQLGDTISVTIETETANSPPTVSMGDRLYPAFALESNRYRALLPTTPLDRPGRLTIQVRGDGEVSNLAVSLRSRSFPTQRITLSGSSNSSATEKELNEVAAFKQLVTPEKYWNGAFLKPNNGRISSIFGVRRYYNGVFAQDYYHRGVDYAGGYGSPVVAPAAGRVALIGREAEGFRVHGNTIGIDHGQGVLSIFLHLSRIDVAAGDFVQAGQRIGAIGSTGASTGPHLHWGLYVHGEAVDPVPWRFEGVE, encoded by the coding sequence ATGCCAAGAAAACAAACTATTTCGACAAAAAGCTGGTTCAAAGCTGCGCCTTTAATCGGTATTGCTGCTAGTATAGTCGTCCTAGCAGCACCAGTAAAAGCTTTGCAGGTGCAACTGAAACCAGAAAGTCCTCAGTTAGGGGATACTATTTCGGTAACGATCGAAACCGAGACAGCAAATTCACCACCAACTGTCTCAATGGGAGATAGATTATATCCGGCTTTTGCTTTAGAATCGAATCGTTATCGAGCTTTATTGCCAACTACGCCTTTAGATCGACCTGGGAGATTGACAATCCAGGTTAGAGGCGATGGAGAAGTTAGTAATTTAGCCGTTTCGTTGCGATCGCGATCGTTTCCTACTCAACGAATTACACTTTCTGGTAGCAGTAATAGTTCGGCGACGGAAAAGGAACTTAACGAAGTAGCAGCTTTTAAACAACTGGTAACGCCGGAAAAATACTGGAATGGGGCATTTCTCAAACCTAATAATGGCAGAATCTCTTCAATTTTTGGTGTCCGTCGCTACTACAATGGTGTATTTGCTCAAGATTACTATCATCGCGGTGTAGACTATGCAGGTGGCTACGGTTCGCCAGTAGTTGCACCTGCGGCGGGAAGAGTCGCTTTAATTGGTAGAGAAGCAGAAGGCTTTCGAGTTCATGGAAATACCATAGGTATTGACCACGGTCAAGGGGTTCTAAGTATTTTTTTACATTTAAGTAGGATTGACGTGGCTGCGGGAGATTTCGTCCAAGCAGGTCAAAGAATCGGCGCGATCGGCTCTACTGGCGCTTCTACAGGTCCCCACTTACACTGGGGTCTTTACGTTCACGGAGAAGCAGTAGATCCGGTTCCCTGGAGGTTTGAGGGTGTTGAATAG
- a CDS encoding Hfq-related RNA-binding protein, whose translation MTQLDTHLPGTRYIQGYIRDEKQVHLKLITNDILTGKILWQDPECLCLMNSEQQQMLIWRTAIAYLVPQE comes from the coding sequence ATGACTCAATTAGATACTCATTTACCCGGTACTCGTTATATTCAAGGTTATATCAGAGACGAAAAGCAAGTTCATCTTAAACTGATTACCAATGATATTTTAACGGGTAAGATTCTTTGGCAAGACCCAGAGTGTCTTTGTCTGATGAACAGCGAACAACAGCAGATGTTGATTTGGCGAACGGCGATCGCTTATCTGGTACCTCAAGAATAA
- the dapF gene encoding diaminopimelate epimerase has protein sequence MEIQFTKYHGLGNDFILLDNRHSSQPMVTPEQAIKICDRHFGIGADGVIFALPGQDGADYTMRIFNSDGSEPEMCGNGIRCLAKFIAELEGTNQPGKSYQIHTLGGMMVPQLTAEGQVKVDMGTPKLTAVKIPTTICPPEEKVINQSLDVAGSTWTVTCVSMGNPHCITFIDNVDDIPLEIVGPQFEHHPAFPQRTNTEFIQVISPNYLKMRVWERGAGITLACGTGACASVVAGVLTNNSENLCSVELPGGILTINWSEIDRRVYMTGPAEKVFVGNYLADVGN, from the coding sequence ATGGAAATTCAGTTTACCAAGTATCACGGACTAGGCAACGATTTTATTTTGCTTGATAATCGACACTCATCACAACCAATGGTGACGCCAGAGCAAGCCATCAAGATCTGCGATCGCCATTTTGGGATCGGTGCTGATGGGGTTATTTTTGCCTTACCTGGACAAGATGGCGCTGATTATACAATGCGTATCTTTAACTCGGACGGTTCTGAACCGGAGATGTGTGGCAATGGTATCCGTTGTCTGGCTAAATTTATCGCTGAACTTGAAGGTACAAATCAACCGGGTAAATCTTATCAAATTCACACTCTCGGTGGCATGATGGTTCCTCAACTGACCGCCGAAGGACAAGTAAAAGTAGATATGGGAACGCCTAAACTCACTGCGGTCAAAATTCCTACCACAATTTGTCCTCCTGAAGAAAAAGTAATTAACCAATCTTTAGACGTAGCTGGAAGCACTTGGACTGTTACCTGTGTCAGTATGGGAAATCCTCACTGCATCACATTTATAGATAATGTCGATGACATTCCTTTAGAAATTGTCGGTCCTCAATTTGAACATCACCCGGCTTTTCCTCAGCGCACTAATACCGAATTTATTCAAGTAATCAGCCCAAATTACCTCAAAATGCGAGTTTGGGAACGAGGTGCAGGTATAACCCTCGCTTGCGGTACTGGCGCTTGTGCTTCTGTGGTTGCTGGAGTATTAACTAACAATAGCGAAAACCTCTGTAGTGTCGAACTTCCGGGCGGAATCTTGACAATTAATTGGTCGGAAATAGATCGGCGAGTTTATATGACAGGACCAGCAGAAAAAGTCTTTGTCGGAAATTATCTCGCCGATGTTGGTAATTAA
- a CDS encoding metallophosphoesterase family protein: MSKNKFLVGSLLFVFLFLLTLLAILVNYHLNQPQFMTSATQLLSDPFLQLPTPTSVRVVWFTDFPGSRHAVNYGGRLQQTTPAFTTKLSRIREDQKSRVGSQTEDGQIYPQPVPRDIWRHEATVTGLTLRKKVPYQVISWRENGEEISSGVFSLSPTPPPGSNLKILLTSDHQLKPMTAANLQKVAETIGQVDAIFMAGDLVDIPDRASEWFDDNRGCAFFACLQGRGNYLLEKEGIVTVYHGGSLIQNAPIFPAIGNHEVMGRYSSKRDLNYQFNDPHPLSVAENYYQLAAAQINPRQDPLVKEAWLKANSFNTDTYEEIFTLPTNISGQNKYYAVTFGDVRLISLFVTNIWRSPTLEDWAVGRYRERTQDLNHPENWGYGQHIFEPIVKGSSQYNWLEKELASPEFKQAKYKVVMFHHPAHTLGDNIVPAYTDPQQIIEYDQSGKIKSIRYEYPLGEDYIIRDLIPLLEKAKVDLIFYGHSHLWNRFVSPSGMNFLESSNVGNTYGAYLGEQKRPIPSGYREKYVAVGDPNQLEAIVPTIDPLLAENNQSLPYIASNDITVFSILDTGKGTVSSYRFDTRKPNSEVVKFDEFSLNK, translated from the coding sequence ATGAGCAAAAATAAGTTCCTTGTCGGTTCGCTATTATTTGTCTTTCTTTTTCTATTAACGCTGTTGGCGATCTTGGTAAATTATCACTTAAATCAACCGCAGTTTATGACTTCTGCTACTCAACTTTTGAGCGATCCTTTTTTACAATTACCTACTCCAACTTCGGTGCGAGTTGTTTGGTTTACTGATTTTCCTGGTAGCCGTCATGCTGTTAATTATGGAGGTAGATTGCAGCAAACTACTCCCGCATTTACGACGAAGTTATCTCGCATTCGTGAAGACCAAAAATCGCGAGTTGGTAGTCAAACTGAAGATGGTCAAATTTATCCCCAACCCGTACCGCGAGATATTTGGCGACATGAAGCAACAGTTACAGGTTTAACTCTTAGGAAAAAAGTTCCTTATCAAGTCATAAGTTGGCGCGAAAATGGCGAGGAAATTAGTAGTGGAGTGTTTTCTCTTTCTCCTACACCTCCACCAGGAAGTAACTTAAAAATTTTGTTAACTTCCGATCATCAACTGAAGCCAATGACAGCCGCGAATTTGCAAAAGGTAGCAGAAACAATTGGTCAGGTTGATGCTATTTTTATGGCTGGTGATTTAGTTGATATTCCCGATCGCGCTTCGGAATGGTTTGATGATAATCGCGGTTGTGCTTTTTTTGCTTGTCTTCAAGGTCGCGGTAATTATTTACTAGAAAAAGAAGGTATAGTAACAGTATATCATGGTGGCTCATTAATTCAAAATGCACCAATTTTTCCGGCAATTGGCAATCATGAGGTGATGGGAAGATACTCCAGTAAGCGAGATTTGAATTATCAATTTAATGACCCTCATCCTCTTTCGGTAGCGGAAAATTATTATCAGTTAGCAGCCGCCCAAATTAATCCTCGTCAAGATCCGTTAGTTAAAGAAGCATGGTTGAAAGCTAATTCTTTTAATACTGATACTTATGAAGAAATTTTTACTTTGCCGACGAATATTTCGGGACAAAATAAATATTATGCGGTTACTTTTGGGGATGTGCGTTTAATTTCATTGTTTGTGACAAATATTTGGCGATCGCCAACTTTGGAGGATTGGGCTGTAGGTAGATATCGCGAACGCACGCAAGATTTAAATCATCCGGAAAATTGGGGCTACGGACAGCACATTTTTGAACCAATTGTCAAGGGTAGTTCGCAATATAATTGGTTAGAAAAAGAATTAGCAAGTCCAGAATTTAAGCAGGCGAAATATAAAGTAGTTATGTTTCACCATCCCGCTCATACTTTGGGCGATAATATTGTTCCTGCTTATACAGATCCGCAGCAAATTATTGAGTACGATCAAAGTGGCAAAATTAAATCAATTCGCTACGAATATCCTTTAGGAGAAGATTACATTATTCGCGATCTAATTCCTCTGTTGGAAAAGGCTAAAGTTGATTTAATTTTCTATGGTCATTCTCATTTATGGAACCGTTTTGTTAGTCCGAGTGGCATGAATTTTTTAGAATCTTCTAATGTGGGTAACACTTATGGTGCTTATCTCGGCGAGCAAAAGCGACCGATACCATCAGGATATCGAGAAAAATATGTAGCAGTTGGCGACCCAAATCAATTAGAAGCAATAGTACCAACTATTGACCCTTTATTAGCTGAAAATAACCAGTCGCTACCGTATATTGCAAGTAACGATATTACTGTTTTTAGTATTTTGGATACAGGAAAAGGAACAGTAAGTAGTTACCGTTTTGATACTCGCAAACCTAACTCAGAAGTTGTTAAGTTTGATGAGTTTAGTCTCAATAAGTAG